In the genome of Vicia villosa cultivar HV-30 ecotype Madison, WI linkage group LG7, Vvil1.0, whole genome shotgun sequence, one region contains:
- the LOC131617763 gene encoding receptor like protein 27-like, translating into MGWLFLCLHLFLFHFPSFTSSFNFLCHHHENSALLQFKSSFTIPTFPYCDESNLMKTTTWKNGSDCCSWHGVTCDTISGHVIGLNLACEGLTGILHPNSTLFHLPHLQTLDLSYNDFFPSHFHSKFGDFKSLTHLDLSSSSSFQGDVPPQISHLSKLTSLHLSGNYKLVWNESTLKRLMQNATNLREVFLDATDMSSIKINSLDLLFNLSSSLVTLNLGNTLLRGNFKQSILYLPGIHELYMSGNEDLGGQLPELSCSSNFLRILDFSSNGFQGPIPPSFSNLTYLTSLHLTANSLNGSIPPSLLTLPCLTFLDLSSNGFSGQLPNVFHQLNQFQQIDLSYNKIGGELPISLSNLHRLTTLNLSSNSFKGQIPDVFDGMTKLQYISLYSNNLEGTIPSSLFNLNQLLTLDCSNNKLVGLLINKISRLQKLTDLVLDNNLLNGTIPSSLLSLPRLKILSVTNNRFTGNISAISSYSLEELYLCRNKLQGNIPKSIFNLSNLYILCLSSNNLSGVVDFQHFSKLQNLQSLSLSHNSHLSLNSESNVNYNFPKLLELELSSFSLTEIPEFLKNLSNLQYLDMSNNKLIGKVPNWLLETMDNQGFFNLSQNLFTSIDQISTSRYWLGSLDLSSNLLQGELSVSICNMSFLQVLNLANNKLTGTIPQCLVSSMSLKVLDLQMNKFYGTLPNNFSKDNQLSTLNLFGNQLEDSLPETLSQCKNLDVLNLGSNRIKDKFPDWLQTLQNLKVLVLRDNKLHGSIDNQKINYPFPSLIIFDISGNNFSGPLPKTYFKKFEAMKNVIQDPEGRSYMEKDISLAVVIDSFKQRLGLSADEIKNYYDSMIVTMKGTSMAMKKIPRILVSIDLSRNKFEGEIPNIMGELHELIGLNLSYNKLIGHIPQSMGNLTNLEWLDLSSNMLIGMIPAEFTNLNSLEVLNLSNNHLIGEIPQGKQFNTFSNDSYQGNLGLCGFPLSMKCGLEQHSPPSPDKIWSEEKFGFGWKPVAIGYGCGFVFGIGLGYCMFLIGKPRWLVMIFGGQPKRRVRRRTRVRRTNGSSSTVNQMIQMS; encoded by the coding sequence ATGGGGTGGTTGTTTTTGTGTTTACATCTTTTTCTCTTCCATTTTCCATCATTCACTTCTTCTTTCAACTTTTTATGTCATCATCATGAGAATTCTGCCTTGCTTCAATTCAAGTCCTCGTTTACAATACCTACTTTCCCTTATTGTGATGAATCTAATCTCATGAAAACAACAACATGGAAAAATGGGAGTGATTGTTGCTCATGGCATGGTGTCACTTGTGATACTATCTCTGGTCATGTGATTGGCCTTAACCTTGCATGTGAAGGCCTTACAGGTATATTACATCCCAACAGTACCCTTTTCCATCTTCCTCATCTCCAAACACTCGACCTCTCTTACAATGATTTCTTCCCCTCCCATTTTCATTCTAAGTTTGGGGACTTTAAGAGTCTTACACATCTTGacttgtcttcttcttcttcctttcaagGAGATGTTCCTCCTCAAATCTCACACCTTTCTAAATTAACATCACTTCATCTCTCTGGGAACTATAAGTTAGTTTGGAATGAGAGCACTTTGAAGAGGCTTATGCAAAATGCAACAAATTTAAGAGAGGTGTTTTTAGATGCCACAGATATGTcttcaataaaaataaactcCCTTGATTTGCTCTTCAACCTTTCTTCCTCTTTGGTTACTCTTAATCTTGGAAACACGCTATTAAGGGGGAACTTCAAACAAAGCATTCTCTACTTACCCGGTATTCATGAACTATATATGTCAGGTAATGAAGACCTTGGAGGTCAGCTTCCAGAATTGAGTTGCAGTAGTAACTTTCTTAGAATTTTGGATTTTTCAAGCAATGGTTTTCAAGGACCCATTCCACCATCATTTTCTAACCTCACATATCTTACTTCTCTACATCTAACGGCAAACTCTCTTAATGGCTCAATTCCACCTTCACTTTTAACTCTTCCATGCCTAACTTTTCTGGATCTCTCCTCCAATGGTTTTAGTGGCCAACTCCCAAATGTATTTCAccaattaaatcaatttcaacaAATAGATTTGAGTTATAACAAAATTGGAGGTGAGCTTCCAATATCACTTTCTAACCTTCATCGTCTCACTACCTTAAACCTTTCATCCAATTCATTTAAGGGTCAGATTCCAGATGTGTTTGATGGGATGACCAAACTGCAGTATATCTCTCTATATTCAAACAATTTAGAAGGAACAATTCCTTCTTCATTATTTAACTTGAATCAACTTCTGACATTAGATTGCTCTAATAATAAATTAGTGGGTCTCTTAATCAACAAAATTTCAAGGTTGCAAAAACTAACAGATTTGGTTTTAGACAACAACTTGTTAAATGGAACAATTCCTTCCTCCCTGCTATCTTTGCCTCGTTTGAAAATTTTATCTGTAACAAACAATCGGTTTACAGGGAATATCAGTGCGATCTCATCGTATTCTTTAGAAGAACTTTATCTATGCCGCAATAAGCTACAGGGCAATATTCCAAAATCAATTTTCAACCTTTCAAACCTATATATACTATGTCTATCATCAAACAACTTGAGTGGTGTTGTTGATTTTCAACacttttccaaacttcaaaatttgCAATCTTTGTCTCTTTCACATAATAGCCATTTATCACTAAACTCTGAATCCAATGTAAATTACAATTTTCCCAAACTATTGGAATTAGAATTGTCTTCGTTCAGTTTGACAGAAATTCCCGAATTCCTAAAAAATCTCTCAAATTTGCAATATCTTGATATGTCCAATAACAAACTTATTGGAAAAGTTCCTAATTGGCTACTTGAAACAATGGATAACCAAGGATTCTTTAACCTCTCTCAAAACTTGTTCACATCAATAGATCAAATCTCAACAAGTAGGTATTGGCTCGGTTCCCTTGATCTTAGTTCTAACTTACTACAGGGTGAACTTTCGGTGTCAATTTGCAACATGAGTTTCCTACAAGTTCTCAATCTTGCAAACAACAAATTGACAGGTACTATTCCACAATGTCTTGTTAGTTCAATGTCTCTTAAAGTTTTGGATCTACAAATGAACAAATTTTATGGCACTTTGCCAAATAACTTTTCAAAGGACAATCAACTTTCTACTCTGAATCTCTTTGGCAATcaattagaagacagtttgcctGAAACTTTGTCCCAATGCAAAAATCTTGATGTTTTAAATCTTGGCAGCAACAGAATAAAGGACAAATTTCCAGACTGGCTTCAAACTCTGCAAAATTTGAAAGTGTTGGTTTTGCGAGACAATAAGTTGCATGGCtccattgataatcaaaagatcaaTTATCCATTTCCCAGTTTAATTATTTTTGATATCTCAGGAAATAACTTTAGCGGTCCGCTACCAAAAACCTATTTTAAAAAGTTTGAAGCCATGAAAAATGTTATTCAAGATCCAGAAGGTAGGTCATATATGGAAAAGGATATTTCTCTTGCTGTAGTAATTGATTCATTTAAACAAAGACTTGGTTTGTCAGCTGATGAAATTAAGAATTACTACGATTCAATGATTGTGACAATGAAAGGGACTAGTATGGCAATGAAAaaaattccaagaatcctggtaAGTATTGATTTGTCTAGAAACAAGTTTGAAGGAGAGATTCCGAATATTATGGGTGAGCTTCATGAACTCATAGGACTTAACCTTTCCTATAACAAACTCATTGGTCATATTCCACAATCCATGGGAAACTTGACAAACTTGGAATGGTTGGATCTCTCCTCAAATATGTTGATTGGTATGATTCCTGCCGAATTCACAAATCTAAACAGCCTTGAAGTTTTGAATCTTTCCAATAACCATCTAATAGGAGAAATACCTCAAGGAAAGCAGTTCAATACATTTTCAAATGATTCATATCAAGGAAACTTGGGGTTATGCGGATTTCCTTTGTCAATGAAATGTGGACTTGAACAACATTCTCCACCTTCACCCGATAAGATTTGGAGTGAAGAGAAATTTGGATTTGGATGGAAACCAGTGGCAATTGGATATGGTTGTGGGTTTGTGTTTGGAATAGGCCTTGGGTATTGCATGTTTTTAATAGGAAAGCCAAGATGGCTTGTGATGATATTTGGTGGCCAACCTAAGAGAAGAGTGAGAAGAAGGACAAGAGTGAGGAGGACCAATGGTTCTAGTTCAACCGTGAATCAAATGATACAAATGTCataa
- the LOC131617764 gene encoding receptor like protein 22-like: protein MKWLLLCLHLFFFHFPFSSSCHPYENYALLHFKSSFTLSTAYYPCNESPMKTTTWQNGSDCCSWHGVTCDTISSHVIGLNLGCEGLTGILYSNSSIFHLSHLQTLNLSSNYFSNVSFGSQFHSKFGGFQSLTHLDLSNCDFQGEVPPQISHLSKLTLLRLSDNSELIWKETTLKRLVQNATNLREMFLDGTNMSSIRPNFLSFLFDHSSFLVTLNLKNSRLRGDFKQSILCLPAIHELYMSKNNLTGQLPEFGCSNFVRLLDFSFNGFQGHIPLSFSNLTSLTYLSLTGNSLNGELPLSISNLQHLIFLDLSSNSFIGQIPDVFGGMTKIRELYLYLNNLEGQIPSSLFNLNQLVTLDCSDNNLVGPLINRISGFRKLTYLILHNNLLNGTIPSSLLSLPRLEVLHLANNRLTGPIRAISLYSLEELYLCQNKLQDNIPKSLFSLPNITILCLSSNNLTGVVDFHHFSKLQNLHSLSLSHNSQLSLKNESKVNYNFSELILLELSSLSLNEIPIFLKNCPRLYSLDMSNNKLNGRVPDWLLETMNSIGFLNLSQNMFTSIDQISTSSYRLGSLDLSLNLLHGELSSSICNMSSLQYLNLAQNKLTGTIPPCLVSLSSLRVLDLQMNNFYGILSNKFSKDSQLLNLNLYGNQLEDQLPKTLSHCKNLEVLNLGSNRIEDNFPYWLQTLENLKVLVLRDNKLHGPISNLRTNYSFPNLMIFYISSNNFSGLLPRELFKKFEAMKDEDARFSYMEESLNFYSQLSIIWYYDSVTLRIKGINSILVKISTNFATIDMSRNKFEGDIPNAVGELHALIGLNLSHNRLSGSIPRSMANLINLESLDLSSNMITGVIPAELSDLNFLEFLDVSNNHLVGDIPQGKQFNTFSNDSFEGNLGLCGVPLSKKCRPEQHSPFSPNKFWSEEKFGFGWKPVAIGYGCGFVFGIGLGYCMFLIGKPRWLVMIFGGQPKRKVRRRTRVRRTNHSNMNQMIQMS from the exons ATGAAGTGGTTGCTTCTGTGTTTacatctttttttctttcattttccatTTTCCTCGTCATGTCATCCTTATGAGAATTATGCTTTGCTTCATTTCAAGTCCTCATTCACTCTAAGTACCGCTTATTATCCTTGTAATGAATCTCCTATGAAAACAACAACATGGCAAAATGGGAGTGATTGTTGCTCATGGCATGGTGTCACATGTGACACCATCTCTAGTCATGTGATTGGCCTCAATCTTGGCTGTGAAGGCCTTACAGGTATATTATATTCTAACAGTTCCATTTTTCATCTTTCTCATCTCCAAACACtcaatctttcttccaattaTTTCTCCAATGTTTCTTTTGGCTCCCAATTTCATTCTAAGTTTGGTGGATTTCAGAGTCTCACTCATCTTGACCTGTCTAACTGTGATTTTCAAGGTGAAGTTCCTCCTCAAATATCACATCTTTCTAAATTAACATTACTTCGTCTCTCTGACAATAGTGAGTTAATTTGGAAAGAAACCACTTTGAAGAGACTTGTGCAAAATGCAACAAATTTAAGGGAGATGTTTTTGGATGGCACAAATATGTCTTCAATAAGACCAAACTTCCTTAGTTTTCTCTTCGATCATTCTTCCTTTTTGGTTACTCTTAATCTCAAAAATTCAAGATTAAGGGGTGACTTCAAACAAAGCATTCTCTGCTTACCAGCTATTCATGAGTTATATATGTCAAAAAATAACCTTACCGGCCAGCTTCCAGAATTCGGTTGCAGTAACTTTGTTAGACTTTTGGATTTTTCATTTAATGGTTTTCAAGGACACATTCCTCTGTCATTTTCTAATCTCACATCTCTTACTTATCTAAGTTTAACGGGAAACTCTCTTAACG GTGAACTTCCGTTATCAATTTCAAACCTTCAACATCTCATTTTCTTAGACCTTTCATCCAATTCATTTATCGGTCAGATCCCAGATGTGTTTGGTGGGATGACCAAAATACGAGAACTCTATCTATATTTAAACAATTTAGAAGGACAAATTCCTTCTTCGTTATTTAATTTGAATCAACTTGTGACATTAGATTGTTCTGATAATAACTTGGTGGGGCCCCTAATCAACAGAATTTCAGGTTTTAGAAAACTAacttatttgattttacataacaACTTATTAAATGGAACAATTCCTTCCTCCTTGTTATCCTTGCCTCGTTTAGAAGTATTACATCTAGCAAACAATCGACTGACGGGACCTATCAGGGCAATCTCATTGTATTCCTTAGAAGAGCTTTATCTATGCCAAAATAAGCTACAAGACAATATTCCAAAATCACTTTTTAGCCTTCCAAACATTACTATACTTTGTCTATCATCAAACAACTTAACCGGAGTTGTTGATTTTCACCACttttctaaacttcaaaatttgcattctttgTCCCTTTCACATAATAGCCAATTATCACTAAAAAATGAATCCAAAGTCAATTACAATTTTTCTGAACTAATTTTATTGGAATTGTCTTCTTTGAGTTTGAATGAAATtcccatatttttaaaaaattgtccaAGATTGTATTCTCTTGACATGTCCAATAACAAATTGAATGGAAGAGTGCCTGATTGGTTACTTGAAACAATGAATTCAATTGGATTTTTGAATCTCTCTCAAAACATGTTCACATCAATAGATCAAATCTCAACAAGTAGCTACCGGCTTGGTTCCCTTGATCTTAGTTTAAACTTACTACATGGtgaactttcttcttcaatttGCAACATGAGTTCCCTACAATATCTCAATCTTGCACAGAATAAATTGACAGGTACCATTCCACCATGCCTTGTTAGTTTATCGTCTCTTCGAGTTTTGGATCTACAAATGAACAATTTTTATGGAATTTTGTCAAATAAATTTTCAAAGGACAGTCAACTTCTTAATTTGAACCTTTATGGCAACCAATTAGAAGACCAGTTGCCAAAGACTTTGTCCCATTGCAAAAATCTGGAAGTTTTAAATCTTGGTAGCAATAGAATTGAGGACAATTTTCCTTATTGGCTTCAAACTCTGGAAAATTTGAAAGTGTTGGTTTTGCGAGACAATAAGTTGCATGGCCCCATTTCTAATCTAAGGACCAACTATTCATTTCCCAATTTAATGATTTTTTATATCTCAAGCAATAACTTCAGTGGCCTACTTCCAAGAGAATTATTTAAAAAGTTTGAAGCCATGAAGGATGAGGATGCAAGATTTTCATATATGGAAGAGTCGTTGAATTTTTACAGTCAGCTTAGTATTATATGGTACTACGATTCTGTGACCTTGAGGATTAAGGGGATCAATTCCATATTGGTGAAAATTTCAACGAACTTTGCAACTATTGATATGTCAAGAAATAAATTTGAAGGAGATATTCCAAATGCTGTTGGAGAGCTTCATGCACTTATAGGACTTAACCTTTCCCATAACAGACTCAGTGGTAGTATTCCTCGATCCATGGCAAATTTGATAAATTTAGAATCTTTGGATCTCTCATCAAATATGATCACCGGTGTTATTCCTGCAGAATTATCCgatttgaattttcttgaattcctGGATGTTTCTAATAACCATCTTGTGGGGGACATACCTCAAGGAAAACAGTTCAATACATtttcaaatgattcatttgaaggaaACTTGGGATTATGTGGAGTACCCTTGTCAAAGAAATGTAGACCTGAACAACATTCCCCATTTTCACCCAACAAGTTTTGGAGTGAAGAGAAATTTGGATTTGGATGGAAACCAGTGGCAATTGGATATGGATGTGGATTTGTGTTTGGGATAGGCCTTGGATATTGCATGTTTCTAATTGGAAAACCAAGATGGCTTGTGATGATATTTGGTGGCCAACCAAAGAGAAAAGtgagaagaagaacaagagtGAGGAGAACTAATCATTCAAACATGAATCAAATGATACAAATGTCatag
- the LOC131619640 gene encoding receptor-like protein 33 yields MKNVIQDPEGRSYMEKAFIPGVTIQTFRFKSRNGSEQYKNYSDSIVVIMKGINMPMVKIPRIFVIIDLSRNKFEGEIPNIIGELHELIGLNLSHNKLIGHIPPSLGNLTNLEWLDLSSNMLIGMIPAEFTNLNSLEVLNLSNNHLVGEIPQGKQFNTFSKDSYEGNLGLCGFPLSKNCGPEQHSPPSPDKLWSEEKFGFGFGWKPVAIGYGCGFVFGIGLGYCMFLIGKPRWLVMIFGGQPKRKVRRRTRVRRTNGPTMNQMIQMS; encoded by the coding sequence ATGAAAAATGTTATTCAAGATCCAGAAGGTAGGTCATATATGGAAAAGGCTTTTATTCCTGGTGTTACCATTCAAACATTTAGATTTAAATCAAGAAATGGATCAGAGCAATATAAGAATTACTCTGATTCTATTGTTGTGATAATGAAAGGAATCAATATGCCAATGGTAAAAATTCCAAGAATCTTTGTAATTATTGATCTGTCAAGAAACAAATTTGAAGGAGAGATTCCAAATATTATTGGTGAGCTTCATGAACTCATAGGACTTAACCTTTCCCATAACAAACTCATTGGTCACATTCCCCCGTCCCTGGGAAACTTGACAAACTTGGAATGGTTGGATCTCTCCTCAAATATGTTGATTGGTATGATTCCTGCCGAATTCACAAATCTCAACAGCCTTGAAGTTTTGAATCTTTCCAATAACCATCTTGTAGGAGAAATACCTCAAGGAAAACAGTTCAACACTTTTTCAAAAGATTCATATGAAGGAAACTTAGGGTTGTGTGGATTTCCTTTGTCAAAGAACTGTGGACCTGAACAACATTCTCCACCTTCACCCGACAAGCTTTGGAGCGAAGAGAAATTTGGATTTGGATTTGGATGGAAGCCAGTGGCAATTGGATATGGATGTGGATTTGTGTTTGGAATAGGCCTTGGATATTGCATGTTTTTAATTGGAAAGCCAAGATGGCTTGTGATGATATTTGGTGGCCAACCAAAGAGAAAAGtgagaagaagaacaagagtGAGAAGAACCAATGGTCCAACCATGAATCAGATGATACAAATGTCATAG